Below is a window of Aerococcus viridans DNA.
TTGATTCGCATTTCGGACAACGTTGGGACGTAAATTGTGCGGATACTTTTAAAACTTGCGAACCACTTTCTAAAGCTTTATACATTAACTTTTCTTCAAAATCGAAGAATCGCCAAGAATGGTGTTCATACCGTGCAACTTGCTTACGGTGGTGAGTCGTGTTAAAAGTAACGTTCGTAAGATCTTCCACCACAAACAAGGTATTGGCCCCGTATCGGTCAACGAGTGTCTTTGATAATTGATGGTTCACATCATTCATCCAGCGGTTCTCTCGTCTTTCAATTGTTCTAAGGCGTCTACGACTTGATTTGGTGTTCTTCGCTTGTAAGGACTGGCGCAATTTCTTAAAACGCCGTCTTTTCTTCATCAAGCTTTTACCCGAATAGAAGGTAGTATGAGTTGTATCATCCGCAATAGTTAGTATCTGTCTTAAACCACGGTCAATGCCTACAATCCGTTGAATATTAGTTTCATCTGGGCTGTCTATCTCTTTACTTGCGGACACGTGTAAGAACCACTTACCCTTACGACAGAGTAATTCAGCTTGACCGAACTTGTAAGCGTTCTGGCTAAATTGTTGAAGATAAGCGATATGTTGCTTATCACAAGACACTTTAATTCGTCCTTGATTGGTCGTCAGTGAATAGGTATTGTTTTGGTGATAAGCGTAGTTACGATTACGTACGAACACAGCTACTGGTTGCTTAAACCCTAGGGGTTTCGTTAAATGGTAAAGGTCTTTATATAGCGTATGATATTTACCTGTATGGATATCTTTATAACGCTTAGGTTTTTGTTTAAACTGTGTTTTCACGGTCTTATATCTCGCGATTACCGTACGCATCACGGACTGGGCCATTTGAGATTGCAGCCCAAAATCCTGACGTATCTGATGATACAAGGCGTTGTGCAAAGTCGTTTGACCTAATTCAAAGTCATGGTCAAAGATATATGTTGAAACAAAATTACAAGCGTTTAAAAACTGTTGTTGGGTTTCTTCGAACTTTTCAATATCACTAGCACTTGGGTATAATTGCACTTTAATCGTTTTCGTTAACTGCATCTTATCACCTCTTTTCTCTTAAATACATTGTACCATCTATTTAGAGAAAACATAAACGATAACCTAGTAAAATCAACAAAAAGAGCTGTCTATTTCGCTAATTCCTCCTAGGTATCAATACCTAGGTTTCCTTAGCTGACAGCTTGTAAATGAAACCTCGCTTACAATTGGCTTTCAAAAAATCAAACTCTTCCGACACTTCCCAAAATACGCCAATTACTTAGCAGTAATGGTTTGGCTTTTGATCCATCGCGTCTAGTCTAAACAACTTTTGTCACACCTTGCTTTATTTCACTTTAGCTATCGGTTTCCCCGCTTCTAACAAGGCTTTATTCCGCAAAAAGCCAAATGACAGGATGACTAAGGCCAATCCTGCAAATAATAGGATATAAGAAATGGGCATAAAGTCGGCCAAGGGGCCAAATAAGGCCATTCCTAAAGGCATCATGGCGGTGTTGATCATAGACATAACACCAAACACCCGACCTAGATAGGCTTCTTCCACATGGGCTTGAATCAAAACCATAGATGGGGTATTGAATAAAGGGACGGCGATCCCTGTAATGACCATCAGGACGACATACAACCAGAAGTTGCTGGTCGAACCTAATCCCAATGTGCAGGCTGCCAAGATAAAGGAACCCAAGGCCATGGTCTTGATTCGGTTGGGAAATCCTTGCCACCAAGAAATCAAACCGCCACCTAAGACGAACCCGACTGAGAAGGCAATTTCAATAGCTGACAACCGCCACACTTCGTCTCCGTATGTCCTTGTCACAACTAAAGTCGGTAACATGGAGGCTGGCGCGATTAGTAACATGAAGATTCCGAAGAAGATGAATAGGTTTCTTAGAAAGTCATGGTTTTTGACGTAGCGGACACCCAACATAAAGTCAGCAGTATAGGACGCTGACTGGTCCCTACTTGCCTTGTCATGGGTCCGAACTTTCAAAAATAACATGGTGACAATCGCTAATCCTGCTGTAACCACATCGACTAGGAAGATATAAGCCAGTGGCCAAGCTGCTAGCAAACCCGCTGATATCAAGGGCGACCCGAAGTTTAGGATCCCTTGAATAGAGGAGTTGAGGCCGTTGATCCGAGTTAATTCTGATTTTGGGACGATTTGTGGCAAAATAGCACCCACTGCCGGTGTTTGGACGGCTGCCCCAAAGGCACGAATGGCCGCCACAATCAGTAACATCCAAATTTCTTGGTAACCCTGCATATACAACAAGGCTAAAATCAGCGTAGCCACCGCAATCCCACCATCAGCCCACATGATTAATTGCTTACGGTTAAACCGATCAGCCCAGACCCCTGTTACTGGTGATAGTAAAAAGGTTGGTAAAAATGCGCAGATGATATACAAGGTCATCATGACACCGGACCCTGTTTCAATCGTAATATGCCACATAATGGCATACTGGACGATGGATGAGCCGAATAGGGAAATCCCCTGACTGGTTAGGAATAAAGCGACATCCCTTAACCAGTTTTTATTTGCCTGTTTATTGATTTCATTCATGGAAATCTCCCCCATATTTCAAACTTTCTTTGTCTTCCATCTTACTCGACCAAGCCGTCCCTGTCGATATTTAAGGCGTTCAAATGGCTATGTACAGGCAATTTATATTCATTTTTTGATCAAATTGAAACCCACTTTGACGAAACAAAAAAATCGAGACCAGTGGCCCCGACTGTATTTAATCTATTTATCTTTCTATAATGCTTCCATAAAGGCTTTCATCCGGTCCATGGCTACGGCAATATCCTCGTAGGCCGCGGCATAAGAGAAACGGAAGTAACCTTGGCCGCCTGGTCCAAAGGCTGAGCCAGGAATGACACCGACTTTCGCTTTTTCCGCTAGATCTAGGGCAAAGGCCTGGTCATCGTCGCCGTATTTGGCTGGAATGCGGGGGAATACATAAAATGCGCCAGCTGGATGCGGGATATCAAATCCCATAGCTGTCATCCGGTCCACAATCATCTTCCTGCGGTGGTTGTATTCACCCTTCATGTCATCAATGGCTTGGTCGCCGTCGTTATAAGCAGCTACCCCAGCCCACTGGTCAGGTGTTGATACGCAGGTTACCATGGTTTGGAAAATCTTGAACAACTCTTCATATAGGTCAGCTGGAATATGTAAGAAGCCTAGTCTAAAGCCGGTCATGGCATAAGATTTAGACGCGCCTGCCAATAAAATTGTCCGGTCAGGCAATTCGTCAACCATTGAATAGTGGTCACCTTCATAAACCAAATCCCCGTAAATTTCATCCGACAAGACATAAACATCCGGATACTTCCGCAAGACCTCCGCCAATCCCTTGACCTGATCCTTAGAATAAGTGGTCCCAGTTGGATTGTTTGGGTAATTCAGCATCAACAACTTGATCTCAGGATGACCTTGTAGCTGGTGGTCCAAAGCTTCAGGCGTTAAGACAAAACCATCAGCAGACGTATCCACAAAAACCGAATCCCCACCAGATAAAATAGTAGAATAGCCATATAGTGGGAAATATGGCGAAGGAATTAGGACCTTATCGCCAGGATTCAACAAGGCCATCATGGTAATCATAAAACCTTGACTAGCCCCCACCGTCACCATAATTTGTTGCCAGTTTAACTTCAGCTGATGACGACGTTGGTAGAAATTAGCAATCGCTTGTCGCAACTCCTGTAAACCATCCGAAGCCGCATAATGGGTAAAATTCTTATCCAAAGCCTCTTTCATCGCATCCTTAATAAATTCAGGCACATCAAAATTCGGCTCCCCAATCGTAAAATTCAACAAACCAGGAATCGTCGATACCTGCGCATCAAAAGCCCGAATCTCAGACGGCGTAATCTGCTTCAATCGCTCATTAATCGTCATACCACAAAAATCCTCTCATTAATCGGCCAGTCCTCCAACCGCATATTTCCTATATTGTAGCACTTATCCCCCAAAATCGTGATGCGTTTTCTAAACCTTTTTGTAAAAGGGCAGTTCCTAAGCTTTAAAAATTACAAAAGATTTAAAGGCTACCGCTATTGGTCTGACTTTTGGTAGTATATAATGAAAAGGAAGTGGAAAAATAAGGGGTGCCAGCAAAAGCGCGATCCCCCCTTTTTCTAAATAAATGTACCAAGTGTAATAATAAGGAGTGTATACGATGGCACAACGGAGATATAATACGGATGCGAGTGTCAACCAAACGCAAGCTTTGCGGGCGGAGACGCATGAGAAAGCCAACGCCTTGTCGGCGGATATGCGGTCCTTCTTCCAGGATTGTGAGGGGTATTTTCTAACTAGTGGTCCGGCGCAACCTGCGATTTATCAGGAGTTATCGAAATTGGTGGACCGATTGCAGGTAGCGGAACTGCGACAAATTTCAGCTGAGGAAGTGCTAGGGATGTCGGGGGAGGATTATTGTAAGTTGACCCTGCGTCGCTTGAATATTGAACGATATGATTTTAATTTAGCTAAGTATGTACCAGCTGTTCTATCATTTGTAGTTTTAACTTTAACCATTTATGCGACTTATATGTTTATTGCCGGCTTTGCTTGGTGGGGTGACTTTGCTTCTGCTATCCAGATGCCCGTTGCGGTATCGATTTTAGGATTGCCCCTACAAGTTTTCGTGATTTTCACAGCCATTTTCTTCTGGGTGACTTTCAGCCGCAATACTGCCTTTGGCCGCAAGTGGTATCAAGGCTTTAATGTCTTATATTTATTGGCCGGAATCTTTTCTGCCGCTCTGGTCTTCACCCTACCCTACATGATCCATTCATACCGGGTAGCGCAGATTAACCTACCAGTCTGGTTGGTATGGGCCATTGCCATTATCGCTGTCGCATACTACTTCTTAGTCTCCTACTTTAATGTGGGCGACAAAGTAGACTTGTGGATTTCAAACCGAGCAGCGCAGTCGACCTTAAGTGATGACGACACCTATTCACCAACTTTAGGCGCCTATTTAACAGGTCAACCGGGGAATGACGACAAGGATTTAACCCCAGTTCGGGAATTAGACCAAACACCTGATAGTAATAATGAGGAAAAACTGGCAGTCTCTGATGAACCCATGCATCTAAATAACTTGTGGAATACTATCATGTTAAAACGTCCGATTATTAACCGGAAGACTTACCGGGAAATGCAGGACCGTCAAGAACGCGATGGTTACACTGATAAGGCAGATAAAGACGATAAGAAAAATAGCGAATCTGACAAAACCAGTCAGCGCCGTAAAAAATAAAAGCTAGCAAAAGCTGAGAGACGCTGATTTTGGTACTGATTAATAGTACTAATCTATTGTACTGATATATAGTAAGGAGCTAACTAAGTGAAGATAGCAGTAATAGGTGGCGGGATCCTTGGATCGACCGCTGCCTTTTATTTAACCAAAGACCATGATGTAACCCTATATGACGACGGAACTGGACAAGCTACTAAAGCGGCGGCCGGTATTATCTGCCCTTGGTTCTCTAAACGTCGCAATAAACCCTGGTACCGTCTAGCCAATGGTGGGGCCCATTTCTACCGAGACTTATTGAAAGATTTGGCGGACGCTGGGATAGTGACCCAGGCTTATCAACAAAAAACGACTTGGTTGTTAAAGAAGAAGCCCAAACTAATCGATGATTTGATGGCGATTGCTCAAAAACGCCAGGCAGAAGCTCCTTTAATCCAAGAAATTAACAAGTTATCCCCAACTTATCAACAGGCTCGATTTCCCCATTTTCACTATGACAACGACCTGATTGAAACGGACGGCGGTGCGGTAGTAGACGGTCAAGCTTTATGTCAGGATTTAATTGCCGCAGCTAGGGAGAAAAATCTAAAAGTTGTGAATGGTCGGGCTGATTTAACTTTCTTAGATAATGGTAAAGTTATGGTGAAAAATGATCAGGAAGTCTATGATACCATGGTTTTAGCGACTGGTGCTTGGCTAGGTCAGGTCCTTGACCCACTGGGCTACCAAGTAGATATCCGCCCTCAAAAAGGCCAACTGGCAGTGATTGAAACCGACTGGGATACCCAAGCATTACCCCTGATTATGCCTGAAGGTGAAGGTG
It encodes the following:
- a CDS encoding RNA-guided endonuclease TnpB family protein codes for the protein MQLTKTIKVQLYPSASDIEKFEETQQQFLNACNFVSTYIFDHDFELGQTTLHNALYHQIRQDFGLQSQMAQSVMRTVIARYKTVKTQFKQKPKRYKDIHTGKYHTLYKDLYHLTKPLGFKQPVAVFVRNRNYAYHQNNTYSLTTNQGRIKVSCDKQHIAYLQQFSQNAYKFGQAELLCRKGKWFLHVSASKEIDSPDETNIQRIVGIDRGLRQILTIADDTTHTTFYSGKSLMKKRRRFKKLRQSLQAKNTKSSRRRLRTIERRENRWMNDVNHQLSKTLVDRYGANTLFVVEDLTNVTFNTTHHRKQVARYEHHSWRFFDFEEKLMYKALESGSQVLKVSAQFTSQRCPKCESIDRANRQQDKHLFTCQNCGYQSNDDRVAAINIQELGHRYLSSEKNPRFEKIVPIQNY
- a CDS encoding pyridoxal phosphate-dependent aminotransferase; this translates as MTINERLKQITPSEIRAFDAQVSTIPGLLNFTIGEPNFDVPEFIKDAMKEALDKNFTHYAASDGLQELRQAIANFYQRRHQLKLNWQQIMVTVGASQGFMITMMALLNPGDKVLIPSPYFPLYGYSTILSGGDSVFVDTSADGFVLTPEALDHQLQGHPEIKLLMLNYPNNPTGTTYSKDQVKGLAEVLRKYPDVYVLSDEIYGDLVYEGDHYSMVDELPDRTILLAGASKSYAMTGFRLGFLHIPADLYEELFKIFQTMVTCVSTPDQWAGVAAYNDGDQAIDDMKGEYNHRRKMIVDRMTAMGFDIPHPAGAFYVFPRIPAKYGDDDQAFALDLAEKAKVGVIPGSAFGPGGQGYFRFSYAAAYEDIAVAMDRMKAFMEAL
- a CDS encoding NAD(P)/FAD-dependent oxidoreductase, yielding MKIAVIGGGILGSTAAFYLTKDHDVTLYDDGTGQATKAAAGIICPWFSKRRNKPWYRLANGGAHFYRDLLKDLADAGIVTQAYQQKTTWLLKKKPKLIDDLMAIAQKRQAEAPLIQEINKLSPTYQQARFPHFHYDNDLIETDGGAVVDGQALCQDLIAAAREKNLKVVNGRADLTFLDNGKVMVKNDQEVYDTMVLATGAWLGQVLDPLGYQVDIRPQKGQLAVIETDWDTQALPLIMPEGEGDFIPHLDGKIFVGASHEDEQGFDLSTDPSQLGDIFSTIYQLVPELANYPVTDYKIGSRAYTSDYAPFYGPLPDRSNVYVASGLGSSGLTTGPLIAREISRLINNEETALDPSDYAVENYIQKRVQ
- a CDS encoding MFS transporter, whose amino-acid sequence is MNEINKQANKNWLRDVALFLTSQGISLFGSSIVQYAIMWHITIETGSGVMMTLYIICAFLPTFLLSPVTGVWADRFNRKQLIMWADGGIAVATLILALLYMQGYQEIWMLLIVAAIRAFGAAVQTPAVGAILPQIVPKSELTRINGLNSSIQGILNFGSPLISAGLLAAWPLAYIFLVDVVTAGLAIVTMLFLKVRTHDKASRDQSASYTADFMLGVRYVKNHDFLRNLFIFFGIFMLLIAPASMLPTLVVTRTYGDEVWRLSAIEIAFSVGFVLGGGLISWWQGFPNRIKTMALGSFILAACTLGLGSTSNFWLYVVLMVITGIAVPLFNTPSMVLIQAHVEEAYLGRVFGVMSMINTAMMPLGMALFGPLADFMPISYILLFAGLALVILSFGFLRNKALLEAGKPIAKVK